aatatgctgCTTGGAATAATGTGTGCTTAATGTGCTATTCCACAGAAAATTGAAATGATCTGGTTAGAAATTAGCTATTGTTATCCATTGATGAAAGGCCAATTTAAAGGTTTGTGCAATCCAGGCTTCCACAGCACACTAATGTAAGCTGCCTCTTCGATTTTAGGGCACGCTCAGAGAGAAACTGCTGTTTTGGTTTTGGCCTGACTAATATTTGAGTCTCCTGATATTATTTGATGACATCAGCCTATCATAGATGCCTTGAATTTGTGCGTTGCTGAATATGTGGTAATCTAAACATAATTTTTTACAGATCAAAAGTTAATTTCTTTATGGTGTCATGACAAATTTTTATCCTTCATTTTAAAGATTACCTAGAAAAAGTGCATGTTGGGTGGTGGCACCAAATTATAGAAGGTTGTGATAAATGGGTGAGGGAGGATGGGGTATGTGGTTttctttaaatataaaatgttaaaatgcatcaagacttaaatacataactatacattaaaacacaccaaAAGTAATGCTGACATCAACTTGCATCTATAAATTCTTTTTCAAATCCTTTGTCTAACACAGCTATCTGATTTTGTTGCAGCATAACTCAAAGTAGTCACTACAACCATGAGTAATCACCATAAATATCAACTAGTAATAGTAATTTCAATACCAACTGATGTTTTCATTAGAGCTGGACTGATATCCGAGCCTATTAGTGATCcttaacatactgtatgtaccaTATATAGTCTGATGTTCAGCAGCTTTAATCTAGGGTCAGGCTCAAATTaccataataaaatattttactcTGCTCTGTAAAATGGTTTCAGAATCTAGTTATTAAGaaaatgatgatggatggatgaacctTCAGTGAAGACACAATACAATACATGGTCTACAACATGATGGAAAAAAGATGCTTCTGAAGCTAATAAGTTTTCAAATACTTCTTCTTCACACAGAAGACATTGAGCTGTGTTGAGATATTGTTCCACATAGTGCACTCTTGACTTGATTCTTCATGACCGCCACGCTTtagactttttttccccactgacCCCAAAATTGCTAAAAGTTTGCCAAAGTGCAGCAAGAACAGAGCTGATAATATGTTAGATACTAGCTTTGCTCAAATACAGATAGAGTACAGATATGCAGTGTGTTGTActtactttttttaaacatatttttgtaGGTGATTGAAGCTAAATTCTAAAAGAATGTTGGCCTATTTTTATTGGAGTGtaaaaatgaatcatttgtGTTTACCCAGTCACGTTGTTGCCTCAGTGAACAAGACTGTGAGCACACGTGTCTTCTTCTCCTACTCCTATTGATTCGTTCTGCTCTCCTCCAGGTCACATGGAGGCTCCTCATTTGAGGAGGGTCGGATTCCCCGCCGTCATGCTTCCATCCACACCTCAATGGACTCAACCCGATCCAAGCAGCTCCTCAGCCAATGGAAGAATAAGaatgaaaacaggaagctgtCATTACAAGTGATTGATGGAATAAGGCCAGTTCCCTCTTCATCCCCTCAGAGGAACATGGAGATGCGTTGCTCCTCCGAACCGTCTGCAATGGGTCTGGAGGCGGAGCTCCGTGGTGGAAACCACCTGCCTTTGGCCAtaggacaggaagcagagctgCGTGCTGGGGGCCATATCCCGGCTCAGTACATGAAACTAGCAGCGAGCTCTGTTCCTATGGCCAATCACAATCACATGGCCCTTAATGGGAGCAGCGGAATGGCTGGTGGGGCCAGAGTTTCTATCCAGCCTCGACCTGGCTCCTCCCAGCTTGTTCACATTCCTGAGGAGGAAAATCCCACCAGCAAAGATCACGAGAGTGAATCAGAGGACAGCATCATGGATGGAGGTGGgtcagtgagggaaaaatggctGAGAGTGACTGAAAAGACCACCATCCCATGTAGGCCACTCAGTGCTGGAGGACAACCTCGTCTTATGCAGGTCAGTCATTGAATgccttttgtctttttgtctttcttctgaACTGAGTGCAATCTGCACTGCAGTGGTGATTAATGGTGTGCAATGGACAGCTGCTGCATTCCCGACAGGAGAAATCTgccaacacattttacatggaCTCTAACTTGAAAGCAGGCAATATTGATAGCTTGTGCAGGTTGAGCTGTAAGTTGACCATCCATTTCATTCAGCATCTCAGGTCATGTTAGGTATTTGATCGCTTGGTTTATAGAATCAACTGAGGATGGTTGTCCTCAGCGATTTATGTGGTAATTATCACTACATTTCACACAAAATTCGAACCGAATAACATTTGTTTTCTAATGGAATTGCAAATGGTGTTACTCTTTGGAGGAGAGTACttgaaatacataaaaagcaGCCTGTGATGTGACATTTAGCAAGTGTTGCTTAAGTCCTTCACAgacatgaataaaatattttgaGGTTAATAATTACTTTCATCTTCATTTTCCAGGTGATAGCCTTATCCAAACAGCAGGGTCTGCTTCACTCTCCACGGTCAGAGGATGGTGGCAGCACTGTCAGCTGCACTGGATCCATTCGATACCGAGCTCTGACGGACCAGGATCCCTCGCCACCTGCCTCCACTACTGGAgcagtaggaggaggaggtctgtAACTGGAGGGACATCTAACCACACACTGTTCACTCCATCACCATAGTAACCCTGTAATATGGTGAACTGACTTATTCAATTGTCTTGCTTTTTCAGGAGGTTTGGAAAGAACTGGGAGTATAGTACGAGTGGAAGCCCACCCAGAGTCCAGATCCAATAAACCAGTGGTGAAACCTCCCAGCACAGACGGAAGCGGCTCCTGGAGGTGGAAGCCTCCAGAACAGCGGGCGTCCCTCCGACAGTCAGCTTTCGCCCTCAATGacctgaacagacacacagacagctgtgattCGCTGAGGGATGGTGGGTCAGTGGATGGTAGGAGGTGTATGTCAGGGAATGAATCAGAGACTGAAGggggtggagatggaggaggaggtgaaggaggagggggggttggTGTATACACCAATCACCCACATGTTATGCACCCTTTACACCCCTTACATCCAAATAATCCTAACAATATCCAGCACCCCGGTTATAATTCGAACAATCCCAACAATCCAAACTTCAGCAACTCTCACCCTAATTTCAACCCCAACTCTAATCCCTCCAACATGCCGTTCACTCCAACCAACACCTTCCCTCCTCCCTTCCACCCCCACCCTCAGGCCATCACCACCATCAGGGTCACCCCTGTGGAGGGGACGGCTGCCAGCAGTGACGGGGGCTCAGATTGCCAGTCGGTGGCCTCATCCAGTCGTGAGTCGACTCTGAGGAGGAAGACGGGTAGCAACGTCGTCCATGTCACAGACCGAGGTCCCACGCCTGACCTCCAGAACAGCCACCGCATATGTGATGATGGCAATCGCCTTGACAACGAGAGCAGCAATCGTTTCCATGAAAACCTTAGAAGTTTCCAAGAAAATCCCATCCAGCTAATGCACCCTAACTACCCCAACCACCCCAACCACCCTAACCACCCTAACCATCCCAACCACCCTAACCATCCCAACCATCCTAACCATCCCAACCATCCTAACCATCCCAACCATCCTAACCACCCCAGCTACCCCAACCATCCCAACTACCCCAATCACCCCAACAGGCAGTTACAGGGGATGTTTGGGCGTCCAAGCCCAACTCCTCCTCCTACCTTACCACGCCCCATCCTAACTCACACTCCACCTCCAACTCTGGGGCTGGCTTATAAAGAGTGACGTGCTTAGTGTCTCAATGGTTCCTCCATCCAGTTATACCTGTGACAAAAAAGTGTCCTACATGAACAATGCTTAATTGCTGTGGATAGGCTGCTggacacgcacacatacacacaacttcGGCTTGGGCCAAAAATGAAGGGAAAACTAAGATAAATGAGTCTGGTGGCCAGAGTCATCTTAGCTCCATCAACGACAATTCATCTGGCCAACGGGGACACAATATATGGTGTCCCACTGGCCTCCCAGCTGGTTTTGCACCCAGCTTAATAAAATGATGTGTAATGCAATATATGGTAGGCTTCATAAATCCTATGAGCAATAGGTGTGGGATCCACTATAAAAGCCATAGAGTATGATCACAGTTAGCCCTGCCCCTAATTTCTAGCTGGCCAGTAACGGAGAACTACAGTCAGGCCCCATGTATAAGGAGTGAGTTTGACTCATCAGTTActctttttatttatcatttctATCACGGACAGGCCAGACTTATTTTGTAAACCTAACGAATTGAATGCACTTAAGTTATAGGCACAAAGACAATGAGCTACATAAGCTGCTGACCCTCTGACTCACTTGTAAGATGAGAGTGTGAACCCGTTCTCTCCATCAGCAGGAATGGATACAGCGTGGTGACTCTTCTAACATTTCTCTGGCAGCAAGGTTAGCTCTGAAAATCCCCCCCCGCTGTCATCTTAAAACACAGGTAACTCATGATACACTGTATGGACCTTGCAGTGTAACCACAAGCCCTTAGATGGAATTTCACATTCAAAGCCCGTAACTGTGACGTGTTTGTACATATGACTGTGCGGGTGGCCATGAGGGAAATGAAAC
This sequence is a window from Parambassis ranga chromosome 17, fParRan2.1, whole genome shotgun sequence. Protein-coding genes within it:
- the LOC114449459 gene encoding phospholipid phosphatase-related protein type 4-like → MSRAKVRLKGGKETKDSVTLLPCFYFVELPILASSVVSLYFLELTDIFQPVHSGYSCNDRSLSLPYILPRQEVCPLPLLFSLAFAAPTVTILIGEAILYCYLSRRSLATQTEANINAAGCNFNSYIRRAVRFIGVHIFGLCVTALITDILQLSTGQHTPYWLDVCKPNLTHINLSTCDEAFILEDICSGQDTGLINAGRKSFPSQHATLAAFAAVYISMYFNTVLTDSAKLLKPLLVFSFVMLAILAGLTRIIQFRNHPVDVYCGWLLGAAIAVYLGVYAVGNFQPSEDRSRSRPPPPILREPPLSALPNVSQSAVSNSHQGHHTLAPSQPEPIITRTSSHNLLPDQTGPILTRSSSYREPSMTNLKRASAEVEVITPSSPLGNRDNMMTFSSSTLPRSHGGSSFEEGRIPRRHASIHTSMDSTRSKQLLSQWKNKNENRKLSLQVIDGIRPVPSSSPQRNMEMRCSSEPSAMGLEAELRGGNHLPLAIGQEAELRAGGHIPAQYMKLAASSVPMANHNHMALNGSSGMAGGARVSIQPRPGSSQLVHIPEEENPTSKDHESESEDSIMDGGGSVREKWLRVTEKTTIPCRPLSAGGQPRLMQVIALSKQQGLLHSPRSEDGGSTVSCTGSIRYRALTDQDPSPPASTTGAVGGGGGLERTGSIVRVEAHPESRSNKPVVKPPSTDGSGSWRWKPPEQRASLRQSAFALNDLNRHTDSCDSLRDGGSVDGRRCMSGNESETEGGGDGGGGEGGGGVGVYTNHPHVMHPLHPLHPNNPNNIQHPGYNSNNPNNPNFSNSHPNFNPNSNPSNMPFTPTNTFPPPFHPHPQAITTIRVTPVEGTAASSDGGSDCQSVASSSRESTLRRKTGSNVVHVTDRGPTPDLQNSHRICDDGNRLDNESSNRFHENLRSFQENPIQPNYPNHPNRQLQGMFGRPSPTPPPTLPRPILTHTPPPTLGLAYKE